The region GCCTTCTCCTACCGCGGAGGCGCATCGTTTAATGGAGTTGTAGCGAACGTCGCCGGCGACAAAGATTCCAGGGATGCTGGTTTCCAGCAGATAAGGGTCGCGATCGAGCTTCCAGCTTCCAGGAGATTTTGACTTCAGATCCGGTCCCGCAAGAACAAATCCTTTTGGATCGCAGGCTATCCCATGGGGCAGCCAGTCGGTCTTCGGGGCCGCGCCGATGAAGATGAACAGAGAGCTGGCCTTGCGGCTCTCCTCTCCCCGTGGTGTCTTCAAGGTCAACTGTTCCAGGTGGTCATTTCCCGACACTGAGGCCACTTCGGTCCGGGTCTCCACCACGATATTGGGAGTCGCCTCAATCTGGTCGATCAGGTACCGCGACATGCTCTTCGTCAGAGACTCACCCCGAATCAGCATGTGGACCTTATCGGCGTAGCGGGAGAAGTGCATCGCCGCCTGCCCGGCGGAGTTCGCCCCTCCAACCACGTAGACGGTCTCGTTGGCGCAGCCCATGGCCTCGCTCAACGCTGCGCCGTAGTACACGCCTGCGCCCGCGTACTGATCGACGCCGGGAATATCCAGTATGCAGTAGTCAACCCCGGTCGCAATCAGGCAGACGTGGCAGGTGACCTCCTGGCCGTCGTTCATGACAACGATCTGATAGTTGTTCTCCGAGCGGATGCAGGTCACCCTCTGCAGCAGAAATTCGGCGCCGAGACGCGTCGCCTGCAGGAACGCCCGCTTCGCGAGTTCTTCTCCGCTCAGGCCGGAAGGGAAGCCGAGATAGTTTTCGATCTTTGAGCTGGAGCCCGCCTGTCCACCGGGAGCGTTGGGCTCGACGATAAGGGTGCGAAGCCCCTCCGAGGCTCCGTACACGCCGGCAGCCAGTCCGGCCGGGCCTGCTCCGACCACCACGATGTCGTAGAACTTCTGTTGCGCCTGGGTGGGGATGCCGACCTTGGAGGCCAGATCGGTCGAGGAGGGCTGAACCAGCGCCGTGCCGTCTCCGAAGAGAACCACGGGGAGCTTGCTGTCATCCAGTCCCTTCTCTTTAAGAAGGGTCTGGGCATCCAGGGTCTGTTCCGGATTCAGCCACTGGTATGGGATACGGTTACGGGAGAGGAAGTCCCGCACGGCATGATCTTTGGCCGACCAGCGCATGCCAACCACCCGGATTCCTTCAAAAGGAGGCTTGTAACCCTGTTTCCATGCTTCCAGCAGGTCGTCCAGTACGGGATAAAGCTTTTCCTCAGGAGGGTCCCAGGGCTTGTTCAGGTAATAGTGAATCTTCGCGGAGTTGATGGCCCGGATGGCTGCTTCTGTATCGGCGTATGCGGTCAGAAGCACGCGCTTGGCGTCAGGATAGATGTACAGGGCCTGCTGGAGAAAATCCACGCCGGTCATTCCAGGCATCCGCTGGTCCGACAGGAACAGGGCAACGGTGTCGTTGCGCTCCTTCAACTGACGGCAGATATCGAGTGCTGCCCCACCCGAGGCTGCACGGACGATGCGATAGTCCTGCCCATAGTGGCGGCGC is a window of Edaphobacter sp. 12200R-103 DNA encoding:
- a CDS encoding response regulator is translated as MPKPILLAIDDDTSVLEAVVQDLRRHYGQDYRIVRAASGGAALDICRQLKERNDTVALFLSDQRMPGMTGVDFLQQALYIYPDAKRVLLTAYADTEAAIRAINSAKIHYYLNKPWDPPEEKLYPVLDDLLEAWKQGYKPPFEGIRVVGMRWSAKDHAVRDFLSRNRIPYQWLNPEQTLDAQTLLKEKGLDDSKLPVVLFGDGTALVQPSSTDLASKVGIPTQAQQKFYDIVVVGAGPAGLAAGVYGASEGLRTLIVEPNAPGGQAGSSSKIENYLGFPSGLSGEELAKRAFLQATRLGAEFLLQRVTCIRSENNYQIVVMNDGQEVTCHVCLIATGVDYCILDIPGVDQYAGAGVYYGAALSEAMGCANETVYVVGGANSAGQAAMHFSRYADKVHMLIRGESLTKSMSRYLIDQIEATPNIVVETRTEVASVSGNDHLEQLTLKTPRGEESRKASSLFIFIGAAPKTDWLPHGIACDPKGFVLAGPDLKSKSPGSWKLDRDPYLLETSIPGIFVAGDVRYNSIKRCASAVGEGSIAIQFVHQYLATL